The following coding sequences lie in one Klebsiella huaxiensis genomic window:
- a CDS encoding RbsD/FucU domain-containing protein, which produces MRPDRILHPELAAALATLGHTDIVLVTDAGFPLPASANRIDLGLWPGTVDVRDILRVLRKEIFVEEVHFASEVRDCHPQLYREVQTIYTGSGAEFFAASHETLCHDIAHKAKLIIRSGSFEPWANFALVASTDPFAWFTDASGVQPLPAYVARRQRINDNVTPRLN; this is translated from the coding sequence ATGAGACCCGATAGAATCTTACACCCTGAACTTGCCGCCGCTCTGGCGACCCTTGGCCATACCGATATTGTGTTGGTAACCGACGCCGGTTTTCCGCTTCCTGCCAGCGCGAATCGCATCGATCTTGGTCTGTGGCCCGGCACCGTTGATGTCCGTGACATCCTGCGCGTTTTGCGCAAAGAGATTTTCGTTGAAGAGGTGCATTTTGCCAGCGAAGTGCGCGACTGCCATCCGCAGCTGTATCGCGAAGTGCAAACTATCTATACCGGCTCTGGCGCAGAGTTTTTCGCCGCCAGCCACGAAACGCTATGCCACGACATCGCGCACAAAGCCAAGCTGATTATCCGTTCCGGATCGTTCGAGCCGTGGGCGAATTTCGCCCTCGTCGCCAGCACCGATCCTTTTGCCTGGTTTACCGACGCTTCAGGCGTACAGCCCCTGCCCGCCTATGTCGCCCGACGTCAGCGGATTAACGATAACGTCACGCCGCGACTGAACTGA
- the adhP gene encoding alcohol dehydrogenase AdhP, with amino-acid sequence MKAAVVSQSHPGQVEIRQMPVRPLVSGEALVDVECCGVCHTDLHVVQGDFGPVPGRIPGHEGIGIVRAVANDVTSLKPGDRVSIAWFYEGCGVCEYCVSGRETFCRSVKNAGYSVDGAMAEQCIVKADYAVKVPDGLDPLVASSITCAGVTTYKAIRVSGVRPGQWLAIWGAGGLGNMAIQFAHNVFNARVIAIDLQDDKLELARECGAEITLNPSRDDVPARIQEMTAGGAHTAVVVAVARAAFHQAVNSVRAGGKVVCVAVPPGDLDLNIVKTVLDGIQIVGSLVGTRQDLAEAFQHALAGRVRPIVQTRKLEEINAIFNEMDNGAIQGRMVIDLRTSRQTEESGA; translated from the coding sequence ATGAAAGCAGCTGTAGTGAGTCAAAGTCATCCCGGTCAGGTCGAGATTCGCCAGATGCCGGTGCGGCCGTTAGTCTCCGGCGAAGCGCTGGTCGACGTTGAGTGCTGTGGCGTCTGCCATACCGATCTCCACGTCGTGCAAGGCGATTTTGGCCCGGTGCCGGGACGCATTCCCGGCCATGAAGGGATCGGTATTGTTCGTGCGGTCGCCAACGACGTCACCAGCCTGAAGCCTGGAGACAGGGTCAGTATTGCCTGGTTCTATGAAGGCTGCGGCGTGTGCGAATACTGCGTCAGCGGCCGGGAAACCTTCTGCCGCAGCGTGAAAAACGCCGGATATAGCGTCGATGGCGCGATGGCTGAACAGTGCATCGTAAAAGCCGACTACGCGGTTAAAGTTCCGGACGGCCTCGATCCGCTGGTTGCCAGTAGCATCACCTGCGCCGGTGTCACCACCTACAAAGCCATTCGCGTTTCCGGCGTTCGCCCCGGGCAGTGGCTGGCGATATGGGGAGCAGGAGGGCTTGGCAATATGGCGATCCAGTTTGCCCACAACGTCTTTAACGCCCGCGTTATCGCTATTGATTTACAGGACGACAAGCTGGAACTCGCCCGCGAGTGCGGCGCAGAAATCACCCTCAACCCGAGCCGGGACGACGTTCCCGCACGCATTCAGGAGATGACCGCTGGCGGTGCGCATACCGCCGTGGTGGTCGCCGTCGCGCGCGCCGCCTTTCACCAGGCCGTCAATAGCGTCAGGGCCGGGGGCAAAGTGGTGTGTGTCGCCGTCCCTCCAGGCGATCTTGACCTGAACATCGTCAAAACCGTGCTCGATGGTATTCAGATTGTCGGCAGCCTGGTGGGTACCCGTCAGGATCTGGCGGAAGCTTTCCAGCACGCGCTGGCGGGACGCGTTCGCCCGATAGTACAGACCCGCAAGCTGGAAGAGATCAACGCTATTTTCAACGAGATGGATAACGGCGCCATCCAGGGACGCATGGTGATTGATTTACGCACCTCGCGGCAAACAGAGGAGTCAGGCGCATGA